One window of Dyadobacter sandarakinus genomic DNA carries:
- a CDS encoding carbon-nitrogen hydrolase family protein codes for MNATIAAAQYPITEHATFEAWQLHVERWVAEAASEKANLLLFPEYGSMELVSIFNESIRSDIRGQVLELNVLKSEFCGTFEMLSRKYQVIIVAPSIPIVENDLHLNRVYVFGPGGLAGYQDKFFMTRFEDEHWGIQSAPKKLTVFEAEWGRFGIQICYDVEFSLGSQHLCAAGASLILAPSCTETIRGATRVHVGARARALENQAYTAVSQTVGDAHWSPAVDINYGYAAFYSTPDKDLPEEGIMAVMPAQQEGWLIHDLDFSKIEAVRRDGQVLNFKDHLNVASGFRAMDIQVQTVRI; via the coding sequence ATGAATGCCACCATTGCCGCCGCCCAGTACCCGATTACCGAACATGCTACGTTTGAAGCATGGCAACTGCACGTAGAACGCTGGGTAGCTGAAGCCGCAAGTGAAAAAGCTAATCTGCTCCTTTTCCCGGAATATGGCTCCATGGAGCTCGTCAGTATTTTCAATGAAAGTATCCGTTCCGATATCCGCGGGCAGGTACTGGAACTGAATGTGCTGAAAAGTGAGTTTTGCGGCACTTTCGAAATGCTGTCCCGCAAGTACCAGGTGATCATTGTGGCGCCAAGCATTCCGATAGTGGAAAATGACCTGCATCTGAACCGGGTCTACGTGTTCGGCCCGGGCGGACTGGCAGGGTACCAGGATAAATTTTTCATGACGCGGTTTGAGGATGAGCATTGGGGCATTCAGAGTGCGCCCAAAAAGCTGACGGTTTTTGAAGCTGAGTGGGGGAGATTTGGAATCCAGATTTGCTATGATGTGGAGTTCTCGCTGGGTTCTCAGCATTTATGCGCTGCCGGCGCTTCCCTGATCCTTGCTCCAAGCTGTACCGAAACCATCCGCGGTGCTACCCGCGTACACGTGGGCGCCCGGGCAAGAGCATTGGAAAACCAGGCTTATACCGCCGTATCCCAGACCGTGGGAGACGCACACTGGTCGCCGGCCGTAGATATTAACTACGGGTACGCGGCCTTTTACTCCACGCCCGACAAAGACCTGCCCGAAGAAGGAATTATGGCAGTAATGCCTGCCCAGCAGGAAGGCTGGCTGATACATGACCTTGACTTTTCAAAGATAGAAGCAGTACGCCGTGACGGGCAAGTTTTGAATTTTAAAGATCACCTGAATGTCGCCAGCGGCTTTCGGGCTATGGACATTCAGGTGCAGACCGTGCGGATCTGA
- a CDS encoding PQQ-dependent sugar dehydrogenase, with translation MKTIFIKNKRIKAAVLSLVAATCMVAARLPQQSTLPPGDPDNGGLTTPDGFETVVVADSTGQARHIVVNENGDIYIKLRYYGKGERGGTVALRDTNKDGKADIIKNFGQYKDEGGLANGVTIHNGYLYFSSTLVVYRSKLIPGQLLPDEKVEVVLRDDHEHGDHWHITKPMAFDNKGNMYVPFGAPSDACQDMVNSPGGQPGSPGLNPCPDLEKHGGVWKFSADKLNQTQKDGSLFATGLRSIVGLRWNSDDESLYAVVHGRDNLHRLFPDLFSSWQSAVLPAEEFVKLKQGSNIGWPYYYYDQMKGKKMLNPEYGGDGKKEGEGSKYQNPLIGFPGHWAPNDLLFYKGDQFPERYKHGAFIAFHGSTNRAPYPQAGYFVAFVPFKNGAPAGPWEVFADGFAGVDPIINVSDAKFRPMGLAEGLDGSLYITDSRQGKLWRIMFKGNKKSFGPAQLAAMEKHKQLAHIRTPDEVKDNLDAETKLAGQRVYNTYCTPCHQRNGLGDGSRFPPLVNSEWVTNDKRRLIEVVTKGLEGPIEVLGKPYNDLMPKHDFIKPAEMAQLLTFVRQNFGHMPDRITEDDIKRVTKKQ, from the coding sequence ATGAAGACTATATTCATCAAAAACAAGCGCATAAAAGCAGCTGTGCTGAGCTTGGTAGCAGCCACCTGCATGGTAGCCGCCCGGCTGCCGCAGCAAAGTACGCTCCCTCCCGGTGACCCCGACAATGGCGGCCTCACCACACCGGACGGCTTTGAAACAGTAGTGGTAGCAGACAGTACCGGCCAGGCACGGCATATTGTGGTAAACGAAAACGGGGATATCTACATCAAGCTGCGCTATTATGGGAAAGGTGAGCGCGGCGGCACCGTAGCATTGCGTGATACCAACAAGGATGGAAAAGCCGATATCATCAAAAATTTTGGTCAGTACAAGGATGAAGGCGGGCTTGCCAATGGTGTAACCATTCACAATGGGTACCTCTATTTCAGCTCCACACTCGTGGTATACCGTAGCAAGCTGATCCCCGGGCAGCTTTTGCCAGATGAAAAAGTAGAGGTCGTGCTCCGCGACGATCACGAGCACGGTGACCACTGGCATATTACCAAGCCTATGGCATTTGATAACAAAGGCAACATGTACGTGCCTTTCGGTGCACCTTCGGACGCTTGTCAGGATATGGTCAATTCGCCGGGTGGCCAGCCGGGCAGCCCCGGGCTTAATCCATGCCCGGATCTGGAGAAGCATGGGGGCGTATGGAAGTTTAGTGCTGACAAGCTCAACCAGACGCAAAAGGATGGTTCCCTGTTTGCAACCGGCCTGCGCAGCATTGTGGGCCTGCGCTGGAATTCCGATGACGAAAGTTTGTATGCCGTGGTACATGGCCGGGATAACCTGCACCGCCTCTTTCCGGATCTGTTCAGCTCGTGGCAGAGCGCGGTACTGCCTGCGGAGGAATTTGTAAAACTGAAACAAGGCTCCAACATCGGCTGGCCATACTATTACTATGATCAGATGAAGGGTAAGAAAATGCTGAATCCTGAGTATGGCGGGGATGGTAAAAAAGAGGGTGAAGGTTCTAAATATCAGAATCCCCTTATTGGTTTTCCGGGCCACTGGGCGCCTAATGATTTGTTGTTTTACAAAGGAGACCAGTTTCCCGAGCGGTACAAGCATGGAGCCTTCATCGCATTTCACGGCTCTACAAACCGTGCTCCTTACCCGCAGGCGGGCTATTTTGTGGCATTTGTACCTTTCAAAAACGGAGCTCCTGCCGGCCCGTGGGAGGTGTTTGCAGACGGGTTTGCCGGCGTAGATCCGATCATTAATGTAAGTGATGCAAAGTTTCGCCCGATGGGGTTGGCCGAGGGTCTGGACGGCTCATTGTATATTACCGATTCCCGCCAGGGAAAATTGTGGCGCATCATGTTTAAAGGAAATAAAAAATCCTTTGGCCCGGCCCAGCTCGCAGCTATGGAAAAACACAAGCAGCTGGCACACATCCGCACACCTGATGAAGTGAAGGATAACCTGGACGCCGAAACCAAGCTCGCAGGCCAGCGTGTTTATAATACCTACTGTACGCCCTGCCACCAGCGCAACGGACTGGGCGACGGCAGCCGGTTTCCGCCCCTGGTCAATTCGGAGTGGGTGACCAATGACAAGCGCAGGCTCATTGAAGTAGTAACCAAAGGATTGGAAGGCCCCATAGAAGTACTCGGCAAGCCCTATAATGACCTCATGCCCAAGCACGACTTTATCAAGCCCGCAGAAATGGCGCAGCTGCTCACCTTTGTGCGCCAGAATTTTGGGCATATGCCCGACCGTATTACCGAAGATGACATCAAAAGAGTAACCAAAAAACAGTAA
- a CDS encoding glycosyltransferase family 39 protein yields MILLIPLAICLSTAGCYLGLYQHAGQPLRRSLLTALTGIFFFIAASTELLSSIHGIQATSIRIIWALLDLLLFFFLWKQKEKKSAGIAAILQAWLASAKSFVREIGWLPAGMLLIMGLITLTVAFVATPNNADSLSYHLSRLGYWIQDGHVGHYASHIERAISFSPFSEYVHLHTFLLAGSERYFQCVQWFCLAGILVVVSLVVGLFKGSGTSLATALVFAATLPIVVLESMTTQNDLVAAFFVSCTAMHVFDYVKKKSSPSLPLLAMTVALGLMTKGTFVFFAFPFGLYLLLKMVQSGRQWKKLAVLTAGVIALTLLLNAPFWYRTYRVFGSPIGTMSAGNRNELGGVTHLLSSTSKHVFLHLGFVSPGNKYNAFLEDRLKSLHQKLGTPLNNPRAGMEFKMNKLNFNEDFAHNLLGMVLILLTVPLLFSIRSTSGLKWYALLVFGGFLTFCYFITYQVYGSRLHIPFFLLAAPIIGLVYGNFFSRIANHLLMLILWLAALPFALLSVTHPLLSTRWFFDEIFPPVNKALHLNIRTENQLNLKQGSILFSTPEKMLWGDQWPEIERLKTYVDSLDVAHIGFDFEEYSYDYGYQYILRKPGRQFAHVKVRNASAMLELKDFKPDCIIAEHDEGDRFFYHGKWYRKTWSGTFRWVYTPDGKSN; encoded by the coding sequence ATGATCCTACTTATTCCATTGGCTATCTGCCTGAGCACGGCGGGTTGTTATTTGGGTTTGTATCAACATGCAGGGCAGCCCCTGCGCCGGTCGCTGCTCACTGCACTTACGGGCATCTTCTTCTTTATTGCCGCCAGTACCGAACTTTTAAGCAGCATTCACGGCATTCAGGCAACTTCAATCCGGATCATCTGGGCGCTGCTGGACCTCCTGCTTTTCTTTTTTTTATGGAAACAAAAAGAAAAGAAAAGTGCTGGGATTGCTGCCATACTGCAAGCCTGGCTGGCATCTGCCAAAAGCTTTGTCCGCGAGATAGGCTGGCTGCCGGCCGGCATGCTGCTGATCATGGGGCTGATCACCCTCACCGTGGCATTTGTAGCGACGCCCAATAATGCCGATTCCCTCAGCTACCACCTGTCGAGGCTGGGTTACTGGATTCAGGATGGTCATGTCGGGCATTATGCCTCACACATTGAGCGGGCGATTTCTTTCAGTCCGTTTTCGGAATATGTGCACCTGCATACCTTTTTGCTTGCAGGCAGTGAGCGTTATTTTCAATGCGTTCAATGGTTTTGCCTGGCAGGCATTCTCGTGGTTGTCTCGCTGGTAGTGGGGTTGTTCAAAGGTTCGGGTACTTCCCTGGCGACCGCGCTGGTGTTTGCCGCCACGCTGCCCATCGTAGTACTGGAGTCCATGACAACCCAAAACGACCTGGTAGCCGCTTTCTTCGTTTCCTGTACGGCAATGCACGTTTTTGACTACGTAAAAAAGAAAAGCAGCCCCTCGCTTCCCCTGCTTGCAATGACGGTTGCCCTTGGACTGATGACCAAAGGTACTTTCGTATTTTTCGCATTTCCGTTCGGCCTGTATCTGCTGCTTAAAATGGTACAGAGCGGCAGGCAGTGGAAAAAGCTGGCAGTATTGACAGCGGGTGTGATCGCGCTCACCCTTTTACTGAATGCACCTTTTTGGTACCGTACCTACCGTGTGTTCGGCTCACCAATCGGGACTATGAGTGCGGGCAACCGCAATGAGCTGGGAGGTGTGACGCACCTGCTTTCGTCCACTTCCAAGCATGTTTTTCTGCATCTGGGCTTTGTTTCGCCAGGTAATAAGTACAATGCATTTTTGGAAGACCGCCTGAAAAGTCTTCATCAAAAGCTGGGTACACCCCTTAACAACCCGCGTGCGGGGATGGAGTTCAAGATGAACAAGCTCAACTTCAACGAGGATTTTGCGCACAATCTGCTGGGTATGGTGCTCATCCTGCTGACTGTACCCCTGCTGTTTTCTATCCGGTCCACATCAGGATTGAAATGGTATGCATTGCTGGTATTCGGCGGCTTTCTGACTTTTTGCTACTTTATTACCTATCAGGTTTACGGTTCCCGCCTGCACATCCCGTTTTTTCTGCTGGCGGCTCCAATCATCGGACTGGTGTATGGCAACTTTTTTTCCAGAATCGCAAACCACCTGCTCATGCTGATCCTGTGGCTGGCTGCCCTGCCTTTTGCCTTGCTCAGTGTGACGCACCCGCTGCTGTCGACCCGCTGGTTCTTCGATGAGATTTTTCCGCCTGTCAACAAGGCATTGCACCTGAATATCCGGACAGAAAACCAGCTGAACCTGAAACAGGGAAGTATCCTTTTTTCAACACCTGAAAAAATGCTCTGGGGAGATCAGTGGCCTGAAATTGAGCGACTGAAAACGTATGTGGATTCCCTGGACGTTGCCCATATCGGGTTTGACTTTGAGGAATACAGCTATGATTATGGTTATCAGTACATTTTAAGAAAGCCAGGCAGGCAGTTTGCCCATGTGAAGGTTCGTAATGCTTCCGCGATGCTGGAACTGAAAGACTTTAAACCGGATTGTATCATTGCCGAGCACGACGAGGGGGACCGCTTTTTTTATCATGGAAAATGGTACCGGAAAACCTGGTCAGGTACATTCAGGTGGGTATACACACCCGACGGGAAATCTAACTAG
- a CDS encoding amidohydrolase/deacetylase family metallohydrolase produces the protein MKTKWKCWRILLFGLLCMQAAQAQTYELLIKGAHVIDPVNNINQVMDVAVSKGTIAKVAAHITSPAEKTIDAKGLFLTPGFIDPHTHVFVGTQPDLFANGVNSVSPDDFTFRSGVTTVVDAGTSGWRSFPLFKSQVIDQSKTRILAFLNIAGNGMTGEKYEQELSDMNADSTAAAIRDNPDIVAGVKIGHYNGTDWAPFDRALQAAASAGKPLFVECHLPNYPLADQLARMRPGDMITHTFENIRERAPIVGADGKVQQIVWEAKKRGILFDLGHGGAGFWFGQASPAVKQGFYPNSFGTDLHRFSMNSGMKDMANVMSKFMALGIPFKEVITIATSNAARAIGHPELGNLKEGNPADLVLLGLRTGEFGFVDSAGNSITGKQKIEVEMTVRAGKIVWDLNGISAKKQQQH, from the coding sequence ATGAAAACAAAATGGAAATGCTGGCGCATATTGCTCTTCGGGCTGCTTTGCATGCAGGCAGCTCAGGCACAGACTTACGAACTGCTTATTAAAGGGGCGCATGTGATTGATCCTGTCAATAACATCAATCAAGTGATGGATGTGGCTGTAAGCAAAGGTACCATCGCCAAAGTAGCCGCGCACATCACCAGCCCCGCTGAAAAAACCATTGACGCAAAAGGCCTGTTTCTCACGCCGGGCTTCATTGATCCGCATACCCATGTGTTTGTAGGCACGCAGCCCGATTTGTTCGCAAATGGGGTCAACAGCGTATCTCCGGATGATTTTACCTTCCGCTCGGGCGTGACTACGGTTGTGGATGCCGGTACCTCCGGCTGGCGCAGTTTTCCATTGTTCAAGTCGCAGGTTATCGACCAGTCCAAAACGCGCATACTGGCCTTCCTGAACATTGCCGGCAATGGAATGACGGGTGAAAAATATGAGCAGGAACTATCGGATATGAATGCCGATTCCACCGCAGCAGCTATCCGTGACAATCCGGACATTGTGGCAGGGGTGAAGATAGGCCACTATAATGGTACCGACTGGGCGCCTTTTGACAGGGCTTTGCAGGCGGCTGCCTCAGCCGGCAAGCCACTGTTTGTAGAGTGCCATTTGCCAAATTACCCGCTGGCAGACCAGCTTGCGCGCATGCGGCCGGGCGATATGATTACCCACACTTTTGAAAACATCAGGGAACGTGCGCCCATCGTCGGGGCGGATGGTAAGGTGCAGCAGATTGTTTGGGAAGCAAAAAAGCGGGGCATATTGTTTGATCTCGGGCATGGCGGCGCCGGATTCTGGTTTGGTCAGGCTTCACCGGCGGTAAAGCAGGGTTTTTATCCCAATTCATTTGGCACCGACCTGCACCGTTTCAGCATGAACTCGGGCATGAAGGATATGGCTAATGTAATGTCCAAATTCATGGCCCTCGGCATTCCGTTTAAGGAAGTAATCACCATTGCAACCTCCAATGCAGCCCGCGCCATCGGCCACCCCGAGCTGGGAAATCTGAAAGAAGGAAATCCTGCCGACCTGGTACTGCTAGGCCTCCGCACGGGAGAGTTCGGCTTTGTGGACTCAGCAGGTAACAGCATCACAGGCAAGCAGAAAATTGAAGTGGAAATGACTGTCAGGGCCGGCAAAATCGTGTGGGACCTTAATGGTATCAGTGCAAAAAAACAGCAACAACATTGA
- a CDS encoding ABC transporter ATP-binding protein has protein sequence MNRLSLALETRQLSVGYRQKGAERIVAGKLSLDLWPGQLVCLLGANGSGKSTLMRTLAGLLPGLGGEILIRGRHLTDLKPAELAKELSVVLTDRLETGNLSAGEVIALGRTPYTGWLGRLSESDHYHINLAIEQAGVASLLTRKIQELSDGERQKLLLARALAQDTGVILLDEPTAHLDLPNRVEMMGLLRELARDSSKAILLSTHELDLALQSADQLWLMGKDGSLAAGAPEDLVLNGAFEAAFAGSGFYFDQLSGTFMVHRTHNLLHFALAGEPRLVFWTQRALERKGYGISLSKNHALRIAVQEENQDLHWILDWKGQRFSVRSMEALLQQIHFLAESTD, from the coding sequence ATGAACCGACTGTCACTCGCCCTGGAAACCCGGCAGCTGTCGGTTGGTTACCGCCAAAAAGGAGCGGAGCGTATCGTAGCGGGTAAGCTGAGCCTCGACCTCTGGCCCGGGCAGCTGGTATGCCTGCTGGGAGCCAATGGCAGCGGTAAATCAACATTGATGCGGACACTGGCCGGCTTGCTGCCTGGTCTTGGAGGAGAGATACTGATCCGTGGCCGCCACCTGACGGACCTGAAACCGGCCGAGCTCGCCAAGGAGCTCAGTGTGGTACTCACCGACCGGCTCGAAACCGGCAACCTCTCCGCCGGTGAAGTTATTGCACTTGGCCGCACTCCCTATACCGGCTGGCTCGGCAGGCTCAGCGAGTCCGACCATTATCATATAAACCTGGCCATTGAGCAGGCCGGGGTTGCAAGCCTGCTCACCCGAAAAATCCAGGAGCTGAGTGACGGAGAGCGGCAAAAACTACTACTGGCCAGAGCATTGGCACAAGACACGGGCGTTATTCTGCTGGATGAGCCTACCGCTCACCTCGACCTGCCCAACCGCGTCGAGATGATGGGATTGCTGCGTGAGCTGGCACGTGACAGCAGCAAGGCGATTCTGCTGAGCACGCATGAGCTGGACCTTGCACTTCAGTCGGCCGACCAGCTCTGGCTGATGGGCAAAGACGGAAGCCTGGCCGCAGGTGCTCCGGAGGACTTGGTACTCAACGGAGCATTTGAAGCCGCATTTGCAGGCTCCGGATTCTATTTTGATCAACTGTCGGGAACATTCATGGTTCATCGGACACACAATCTGCTGCACTTTGCACTTGCCGGTGAGCCGCGCCTTGTTTTCTGGACACAACGTGCACTGGAGCGGAAAGGTTACGGGATCAGTTTATCCAAAAACCATGCGTTGCGTATTGCTGTACAGGAGGAAAACCAGGATTTGCACTGGATCCTCGACTGGAAGGGTCAGCGGTTTAGTGTTCGCTCCATGGAAGCACTTCTGCAGCAAATTCACTTTCTGGCCGAATCCACAGACTAA
- a CDS encoding nuclear transport factor 2 family protein, whose amino-acid sequence MSALETVKRYYESFNNKNWGGMLELLHPEVRHEANQGDVRIGIDKFREFLGKMDEAYEETLTDMVFFTEPSDSRVAVEFTVNGIYKKGEEGLPEAYGQTYVLPAAAFLEVKSGLISRVTTYYNLPLWIELVSKPKND is encoded by the coding sequence ATGTCTGCACTTGAAACTGTAAAACGCTACTACGAAAGCTTCAACAATAAAAACTGGGGTGGCATGCTCGAACTCCTTCATCCCGAGGTACGGCATGAAGCCAACCAGGGTGACGTGCGCATCGGGATCGATAAATTCAGGGAGTTTTTAGGCAAAATGGACGAAGCTTATGAAGAAACGCTCACGGACATGGTGTTTTTCACCGAACCTTCGGACAGCCGGGTCGCGGTGGAGTTTACGGTGAATGGTATTTATAAAAAAGGGGAAGAAGGCTTGCCCGAGGCTTATGGACAAACTTATGTACTGCCTGCGGCCGCTTTCCTGGAAGTAAAAAGCGGGCTGATCAGCCGGGTAACTACTTACTACAACCTGCCGCTCTGGATAGAGCTGGTTTCCAAACCGAAAAATGACTGA
- a CDS encoding GNAT family N-acetyltransferase has product MTDNLTFIRRYGAQIEAVAEEVGKLRIAVFRDFPYLYEGSLDYEKEYLTIYSQSEHAFLFAVYDGTEMVGATTCIPLADESDEVRKPFEDAGMDVNSIFYFGESILLQEYRGRGLGHLFFDEREAHARSFGSYELSCFCAVERGENHPQQPADYRPNDAFWLKRGYRKEPAMMATMEWPDLGETASTPKQMIFWLKSLTDALTR; this is encoded by the coding sequence ATGACTGACAATCTTACGTTCATCCGTCGCTACGGCGCACAGATCGAGGCAGTTGCCGAAGAAGTCGGCAAGCTGCGCATTGCGGTATTCCGCGACTTTCCCTACCTGTATGAAGGCTCTCTGGATTATGAAAAGGAATACCTGACCATTTATTCCCAGTCCGAGCATGCATTCCTTTTTGCGGTATACGACGGGACCGAAATGGTGGGGGCCACTACGTGCATTCCGCTGGCCGACGAGTCGGACGAAGTACGAAAGCCTTTTGAAGATGCGGGTATGGACGTGAACTCCATCTTTTACTTTGGCGAAAGTATCCTCCTTCAGGAATACCGGGGCCGTGGACTGGGACACCTGTTTTTTGATGAGCGGGAGGCACATGCACGCAGTTTCGGCTCGTATGAGCTCAGCTGTTTTTGCGCGGTAGAGAGGGGCGAAAACCACCCGCAGCAACCCGCAGACTATCGTCCAAACGACGCTTTCTGGCTCAAACGCGGGTACCGGAAAGAACCCGCAATGATGGCGACAATGGAGTGGCCCGACCTGGGCGAAACTGCCTCCACACCCAAGCAGATGATCTTCTGGCTCAAATCACTTACCGACGCACTTACCAGATGA